The following proteins are co-located in the Manihot esculenta cultivar AM560-2 chromosome 7, M.esculenta_v8, whole genome shotgun sequence genome:
- the LOC110619054 gene encoding L-2-hydroxyglutarate dehydrogenase, mitochondrial: MRKTLKHRIRSFKIRISSILAPREKADCVVIGAGVVGVALARELALKGREVLVVDSASKFGANTSSCNSQVIHAGIYYLPNSLKALFCVRGRKLLYSYCPEHGILYKHMGKLIVATSPAEIPNLYQLMNRAAQNGVDGLRMLEGFEAMKMKPQLQCLKALFSPVSGTVDVHSLMLSLMVMNTFCFFPSNPTMLQSKSQSRPYSQSLILPLQPLLVASRRPRWPCMYINGKNGWKFLYLEGYEAILIQIFACCGEFEFWVLSRSEGAEIDGGCEVFGRDLTLACAFVKVGICFLFCSGI, from the exons ATGAGGAAGACGCTTAAGCACAGAATTCGAAGCTTCAAAATAAGAATAAGCTCAATTTTAGCACCAAGAGAGAAGGCAGATTGTGTGGTGATAGGAGCAGGTGTCGTGGGCGTAGCACTAGCGAGAGAGCTTGCTCTCAAGGGTAGAGAGGTATTAGTGGTGGATTCCGCCTCAAAATTTGGTGCCaataccagctcttgcaatagCCAAGTCATTCACGCTGGCATCTATTACCTGCCCAATTCCCTCAAGGCTTTGTTTTGCGTGAGGGGAAGGAAGTTGCTCTATTCTTATTGCCCTGAACATGGGATTCTATACAAACACATGGGCAAACTCATAGTCGCTACTTCACCTGCAGAGATTCCAAACTTGTATCAACTAATGAATCGTGCAGCTCAGAATGGTGTGGACGGCTTGAGAATGTTGGAGGGTTTTGAAGCCATGAAAATGAAACCTCAATTGCAATGCCTCAAGGCTTTATTTTCCCCTGTTTCTGGGACTGTTGATGTGCATTCTCTTATGCTCTCTTTAATGGTAATGAATACCTTTTGCTTTTTTCCTTCAAACCCCACCATGTTGCAAAGCAAATCCCAATCTAGACCCTATTCGCAATCACTGATTTTGCCCCTTCAGCCTTTGTTGGTTGCAAGCCGTCGGCCTCGTTGGCCTTGCATGTACATTAACGGTAAGAATGGATGGaagttttta TATTTAGAGGGATATGAAGCGATTCTGATTCAAATTTTTGCTTGCTGTGGAGAATTCGAGTTCTGGGTACTAAGTAGAAGTGAAG GGGCGGAGATTGACGGTGGCTGTGAAGTATTTGGTAGGGATTTGACTTTGGCGTGTGCTTTTGTCAAAGTGGGCATTTGTTTCTTGTTCTGTAGTGGAATTTAA
- the LOC122724057 gene encoding probable RNA helicase SDE3 isoform X1, with the protein MTKLFVMGGVECHDSVQQIVSKEYCRFILSFCRKWAYMSQFLEILRCILCCVEDYGDENEYETFYVNTTREPRVSRSVIPFNFKAIFGSRSSDSVNSVESIYDVSSSFDSNRRYVRIPSHSPETYSSWLPPSSQTTTRASSSYRPQSLTTDVTSSKPSQASLLSPASQTSSRSSHQAPKLPLSSKKAQPLIPEIPSSKPSPVSLTSPTSSLKPSPQTPSYSLNPSVSLPKPSTADSKPSPLSSATSAFSFKPVPKAPPSSLDASLSSSKPSLTSSSNFIKIPDIQSSCSESSPSPSKPLPSFKPTLAPASSNVTSQQTKANYVWVQKDTLPIYMTPKDIQDLIKKDMVPEVLKKPLTLSTYKDYFAALLYAEDFYIEKWSKFKLVDITLKLQKASVFKLSYFTESHEKENKTFVTFEIDACRERRPFLISRDFVFARPSGNTTEPFQGVIYRVVRSTTVLVEFGDDFYAQHHSSRKYDVSFSFNRVCLKRAHQAIEAASDPLFKDYIFPDCNFRKRCSESTPSYCNYKLDADQMSAVCQILSFQGPPPYLIEGPLCVTKATRHEISQLSRTGLVVQEAVLEFYRSSQKHRILICAPNNSTCDLLTRSLKKHIPKSDMFRANAAFREIYGVPTDIRSSCVYKGECFSCPRLQELRKFRVILSTYVSSFRLCNEGIAAGHFSHIFLVDASSATEPEVMVALANLANKNTAVIVTGAPGNYPGWVRSDIARENGLMDSYFERLNERNPYARLDPMFITKLVSFESKSDDNQSFDPFFFV; encoded by the exons ATGACTAAATTATTTGTCATGGGTGGAGTTGAGTGTCATGATTCTGTGCAACAAATTGTGTCAAAAGAATATTGTCGTTTTATACTATCTTTTTGCAGGAAGTGGGCCTACATGTCTCAGTTTCTTGAAATCTTGCGTTGTATTCTTTGTTGTGTTGAAGATTATGGAGATGAAAATGAATATGAAACATTTTATGTAAACACTACACGGGAACCAAGAGTGTCTCGAAGTGTTATTCCTTTCAATTTCAAGGCAATATTCGGTTCAAGGTCAAGTGATTCTGTAAACTCAGTGGAAAGCATTTATGATGTGTCTAGTAGTTTTGATAGTAATAGGAGATATGTGCGTATACCTTCCCATAGTCCAGAAACATATTCCTCTTGGCTGCCACCTTCATCCCAAACTACAACAAGAGCATCTTCTTCGTACCGACCTCAATCGCTAACGACAGATGTGACTTCTTCCAAACCATCACAGGCATCACTGCTATCTCCTGCATCCCAAACTTCGTCTAGATCATCCCATCAGGCACCAAAACTCCCACTATCTTCAAAAAAAGCGCAACCATTAATACCAGAAATACCTTCTTCTAAGCCATCTCCAGTGTCTCTTACATCCCCAacttcttcattaaaaccatccCCTCAAACACCTTCATATTCTTTAAATCCATCTGTATCCCTCCCTAAACCTTCAACAGCTGATTCTAAACCATCTCCTTTGTCCTCTGCAACTTCAGCATTTTCTTTTAAACCTGTTCCTAAAGCACCTCCTTCTTCCTTGGACGCTTCTCTATCATCGTCCAAGCCCTCCCTGACTTCTTCCTCAAATTTCATCAAAATTCCTGATATCCAAAGCTCCTGTTCTGAGTCATCTCCATCACCGTCTAAGCCCCTTCCATCTTTTAAGCCAACACTGGCTCCAGCTTCCTCAAATGTCACCAGTCAACAGACAAAAGCCAACTATGTATGGGTTCAAAAGGATACATTACCTATTTATATGACTCCCAAGGATATACAAGATTTGATCAAGAAAGACATGGTGCCTGAAGTTCTGAAAAAGCCATTGACTTTGTCAACGTATAAGGATTATTTTGCTGCTCTTCTTTATGCTGAAGACTTCTACATTGAG AAATGGAGCAAGTTCAAATTGGTGGATATCACATTAAAATTGCAAAAAGCATCAGTCTTTAAACTATCATACTTCACAGAGAGTcatgaaaaggaaaataaaacctTTGTGACATTTGAGATTGACGCATGTCGTGAGAGGCGGCCATTTCTAATATCAAGGGACTTTGTCTTTGCAAGACCCTCAGGAAATACGACTGAGCCATTTCAG GGTGTTATTTATCGAGTGGTGAGGAGCACAACTGTGCTGGTTGAATTTGGTGATGATTTTTATGCTCAGCATCATTCATCTCGCAAATATGATGTTAGCTTCTCATTTAACAGAGTGTGTTTAAAAAGGGCTCATCAAGCAATTGAAGCTGCCTCAGATCCTTTATTTAAAGATTACATTTTCCCTGATTGTAACTTCAGAAAGAGATGCTCTGAATCAACACCTTCATATTGTAATTATAAACTTGATGCCGATCAAATGTCCGCAGTTTGTCAGATCTTATCCTTTCAGGGGCCACCTCCTTATCTCATTGAGGGCCCACTCTGTGTAACTAAAGCTACAAGGCATGAAATTAGTCAACTATCAAGAACTGGATTGGTTGTCCAAGAAGCTGTGCTAGAATTTTATCGAAGCTCTCAAAAGCACCGAATTCTCATATGTGCACCTAATAACAGCACATGTGATTTGTTGACAAGAAGCTTGAAGAAGCACATTCCTAAATCAGATATGTTTCGAGCTAATGCTGCATTTCGAGAGATATATGGGGTGCCTACTGATATACGCTCGTCATGTGTATATAAAGGTGAATGTTTTTCTTGCCCGCGCCTTCAGGAACTCCGGAAGTTTAGAGTAATATTATCAACTTATGTGAGTAGCTTCCGGCTTTGTAACGAAGGCATTGCTGCTGGACATTTTAGTCACATTTTCTTGGTGGATGCCTCATCAGCTACTGAGCCTGAGGTAATGGTGGCACTGGCTAATTTGGCGAACAAGAACACAGCTGTAATAGTCACTGGTGCACCAGGAAACTATCCAGGTTGGGTGCGCTCTGATATCGCTAGAGAAAATGGACTAATGGATTCATACTTCGAAAGACTTAATGAGAGAAATCCATACGCTAGACTTGATCCAATGTTTATCACAAAGCTGGTCAGCTTCGAGTCCAAATCAGATGATAACCAAAGCTTTGACCCTTTCTTCTTTGTGTAG
- the LOC122724057 gene encoding probable RNA helicase SDE3 isoform X2, with product MSQFLEILRCILCCVEDYGDENEYETFYVNTTREPRVSRSVIPFNFKAIFGSRSSDSVNSVESIYDVSSSFDSNRRYVRIPSHSPETYSSWLPPSSQTTTRASSSYRPQSLTTDVTSSKPSQASLLSPASQTSSRSSHQAPKLPLSSKKAQPLIPEIPSSKPSPVSLTSPTSSLKPSPQTPSYSLNPSVSLPKPSTADSKPSPLSSATSAFSFKPVPKAPPSSLDASLSSSKPSLTSSSNFIKIPDIQSSCSESSPSPSKPLPSFKPTLAPASSNVTSQQTKANYVWVQKDTLPIYMTPKDIQDLIKKDMVPEVLKKPLTLSTYKDYFAALLYAEDFYIEKWSKFKLVDITLKLQKASVFKLSYFTESHEKENKTFVTFEIDACRERRPFLISRDFVFARPSGNTTEPFQGVIYRVVRSTTVLVEFGDDFYAQHHSSRKYDVSFSFNRVCLKRAHQAIEAASDPLFKDYIFPDCNFRKRCSESTPSYCNYKLDADQMSAVCQILSFQGPPPYLIEGPLCVTKATRHEISQLSRTGLVVQEAVLEFYRSSQKHRILICAPNNSTCDLLTRSLKKHIPKSDMFRANAAFREIYGVPTDIRSSCVYKGECFSCPRLQELRKFRVILSTYVSSFRLCNEGIAAGHFSHIFLVDASSATEPEVMVALANLANKNTAVIVTGAPGNYPGWVRSDIARENGLMDSYFERLNERNPYARLDPMFITKLVSFESKSDDNQSFDPFFFV from the exons ATGTCTCAGTTTCTTGAAATCTTGCGTTGTATTCTTTGTTGTGTTGAAGATTATGGAGATGAAAATGAATATGAAACATTTTATGTAAACACTACACGGGAACCAAGAGTGTCTCGAAGTGTTATTCCTTTCAATTTCAAGGCAATATTCGGTTCAAGGTCAAGTGATTCTGTAAACTCAGTGGAAAGCATTTATGATGTGTCTAGTAGTTTTGATAGTAATAGGAGATATGTGCGTATACCTTCCCATAGTCCAGAAACATATTCCTCTTGGCTGCCACCTTCATCCCAAACTACAACAAGAGCATCTTCTTCGTACCGACCTCAATCGCTAACGACAGATGTGACTTCTTCCAAACCATCACAGGCATCACTGCTATCTCCTGCATCCCAAACTTCGTCTAGATCATCCCATCAGGCACCAAAACTCCCACTATCTTCAAAAAAAGCGCAACCATTAATACCAGAAATACCTTCTTCTAAGCCATCTCCAGTGTCTCTTACATCCCCAacttcttcattaaaaccatccCCTCAAACACCTTCATATTCTTTAAATCCATCTGTATCCCTCCCTAAACCTTCAACAGCTGATTCTAAACCATCTCCTTTGTCCTCTGCAACTTCAGCATTTTCTTTTAAACCTGTTCCTAAAGCACCTCCTTCTTCCTTGGACGCTTCTCTATCATCGTCCAAGCCCTCCCTGACTTCTTCCTCAAATTTCATCAAAATTCCTGATATCCAAAGCTCCTGTTCTGAGTCATCTCCATCACCGTCTAAGCCCCTTCCATCTTTTAAGCCAACACTGGCTCCAGCTTCCTCAAATGTCACCAGTCAACAGACAAAAGCCAACTATGTATGGGTTCAAAAGGATACATTACCTATTTATATGACTCCCAAGGATATACAAGATTTGATCAAGAAAGACATGGTGCCTGAAGTTCTGAAAAAGCCATTGACTTTGTCAACGTATAAGGATTATTTTGCTGCTCTTCTTTATGCTGAAGACTTCTACATTGAG AAATGGAGCAAGTTCAAATTGGTGGATATCACATTAAAATTGCAAAAAGCATCAGTCTTTAAACTATCATACTTCACAGAGAGTcatgaaaaggaaaataaaacctTTGTGACATTTGAGATTGACGCATGTCGTGAGAGGCGGCCATTTCTAATATCAAGGGACTTTGTCTTTGCAAGACCCTCAGGAAATACGACTGAGCCATTTCAG GGTGTTATTTATCGAGTGGTGAGGAGCACAACTGTGCTGGTTGAATTTGGTGATGATTTTTATGCTCAGCATCATTCATCTCGCAAATATGATGTTAGCTTCTCATTTAACAGAGTGTGTTTAAAAAGGGCTCATCAAGCAATTGAAGCTGCCTCAGATCCTTTATTTAAAGATTACATTTTCCCTGATTGTAACTTCAGAAAGAGATGCTCTGAATCAACACCTTCATATTGTAATTATAAACTTGATGCCGATCAAATGTCCGCAGTTTGTCAGATCTTATCCTTTCAGGGGCCACCTCCTTATCTCATTGAGGGCCCACTCTGTGTAACTAAAGCTACAAGGCATGAAATTAGTCAACTATCAAGAACTGGATTGGTTGTCCAAGAAGCTGTGCTAGAATTTTATCGAAGCTCTCAAAAGCACCGAATTCTCATATGTGCACCTAATAACAGCACATGTGATTTGTTGACAAGAAGCTTGAAGAAGCACATTCCTAAATCAGATATGTTTCGAGCTAATGCTGCATTTCGAGAGATATATGGGGTGCCTACTGATATACGCTCGTCATGTGTATATAAAGGTGAATGTTTTTCTTGCCCGCGCCTTCAGGAACTCCGGAAGTTTAGAGTAATATTATCAACTTATGTGAGTAGCTTCCGGCTTTGTAACGAAGGCATTGCTGCTGGACATTTTAGTCACATTTTCTTGGTGGATGCCTCATCAGCTACTGAGCCTGAGGTAATGGTGGCACTGGCTAATTTGGCGAACAAGAACACAGCTGTAATAGTCACTGGTGCACCAGGAAACTATCCAGGTTGGGTGCGCTCTGATATCGCTAGAGAAAATGGACTAATGGATTCATACTTCGAAAGACTTAATGAGAGAAATCCATACGCTAGACTTGATCCAATGTTTATCACAAAGCTGGTCAGCTTCGAGTCCAAATCAGATGATAACCAAAGCTTTGACCCTTTCTTCTTTGTGTAG
- the LOC110619127 gene encoding probable RNA helicase SDE3, protein MSQFLEILRCILCCVEDYGDENEYETFYVNTTREPRVSRSVIPFNFKAIFGSRSSDSVNSVESIYDVSSSFDSNRRYVRIPSHSPETYSSWLPPSSQTTTRASSSYRPQSLTTDVTSSKPSQASLLSPASQTSSRSSPQAPKLPLSSKKAQPLIPEIPSSKPSPVSLTSPTSSLKPSPQTPSYSLNPSVSLPKPSTADSKPSPLSSATSAFSFKPVPKAPPSSLDASLSSSKPSLTSSSNVIKIPDIQNSCSESSPSPSKPLPSFKPTLAPASSNITGQQTKANYVWVRKDTLPIYMTPKDIQDLIKKDMVPEVLKKPLTLSTYKDYFAALLYAEDFYIEKWSKFKLVDITLKLQKASVFKLSYFTESHEKEDKTFVTFEIDACRERRPFLISRDFVFARPSGNKTEPFQGVIYRVVRSTTVLVEFGDDFDAQHHSSRKYDVSFSFNRVCLKRAHQAIEAASDPLFKDYIFPDCNFRKRCSESTPSYCNYKLDADQMSAVCQILSFQGPPPYLIEGPLCVTKATRHEISQLSRTGLVVQEAVLEFYRSSQKHRILICAPNNSTCDLLTRSLKKHIPKSDMFRANAAFREIDGVPTDIRSSCVYKGECFSCPRLQELRKFRVILSTYVSSFRLCNEGIAAGHFSHIFLVDASSATEPEVMVALANLANKNTAVIVTGAPGNYPGWVRSDIARENGLMHSYFERLHERNPYARLDPMFITKLVSFESKSDDNQSFDPFFFV, encoded by the exons ATGTCTCAGTTTCTTGAAATCTTGCGTTGTATTCTTTGTTGTGTTGAAGATTATGGAGATGAAAATGAATATGAAACATTTTATGTAAACACTACACGGGAACCAAGAGTGTCTCGAAGTGTTATTCCTTTCAATTTCAAGGCAATATTCGGTTCAAGGTCAAGTGATTCTGTAAACTCAGTGGAAAGCATTTATGATGTGTCTAGTAGTTTTGATAGTAATAGGAGATATGTACGTATACCTTCCCATAGTCCAGAAACATATTCCTCTTGGCTGCCACCTTCATCCCAAACTACAACAAGAGCATCTTCTTCGTACCGACCTCAATCGCTAACGACAGATGTGACTTCTTCCAAACCATCACAGGCATCACTGCTATCTCCTGCATCCCAAACTTCGTCTAGATCATCCCCTCAGGCACCAAAACTCCCACTATCTTCAAAAAAAGCGCAACCATTAATACCAGAAATACCTTCTTCTAAACCATCTCCAGTGTCTCTTACATCCCCAacttcttcattaaaaccatccCCTCAAACACCTTCATATTCTTTAAATCCATCTGTATCCCTCCCTAAACCTTCAACAGCTGATTCTAAACCATCTCCTTTATCCTCTGCAACTTCAGCATTTTCTTTTAAACCTGTTCCTAAAGCACCTCCTTCTTCCTTGGACGCTTCTCTATCATCGTCCAAGCCCTCCCTGACTTCTTCCTCAAATGTCATCAAAATTCCTGATATCCAAAACTCCTGTTCTGAGTCATCTCCATCACCGTCTAAGCCCCTTCCATCTTTTAAGCCAACACTGGCTCCAGCTTCCTCAAATATCACCGGTCAACAGACAAAAGCCAACTATGTATGGGTTCGAAAGGATACATTACCTATTTATATGACTCCCAAGGATATACAAGATTTGATCAAGAAAGACATGGTCCCTGAAGTTCTGAAAAAGCCATTGACTTTGTCAACGTATAAGGATTATTTTGCTGCTCTTCTTTATGCTGAAGACTTCTACATTGAG AAATGGAGCAAGTTCAAATTGGTGGATATCACATTAAAATTGCAAAAAGCATCAGTCTTTAAACTATCATACTTCACAGAGAGTCATGAAAAGGAAGATAAAACCTTTGTGACATTTGAGATTGACGCATGTCGTGAGAGGCGGCCATTTCTAATATCAAGGGACTTTGTCTTTGCAAGACCCTCAGGAAATAAGACTGAGCCATTTCAG GGTGTTATTTATCGTGTGGTGAGGAGCACAACTGTGCTGGTTGAATTTGGTGATGATTTTGATGCTCAGCATCATTCATCTCGCAAATATGATGTTAGCTTCTCATTTAACAGAGTGTGTTTAAAAAGGGCTCATCAAGCAATTGAAGCTGCCTCAGATCCTTTATTTAAAGATTACATTTTCCCTGATTGTAACTTCAGAAAGAGATGCTCTGAATCAACACCTTCATATTGTAATTATAAACTTGATGCCGATCAAATGTCCGCAGTTTGTCAGATCTTATCCTTTCAGGGGCCACCTCCTTATCTCATTGAGGGCCCACTCTGTGTAACTAAAGCTACAAGGCATGAAATTAGTCAACTATCAAGAACTGGATTGGTTGTCCAAGAAGCTGTGCTAGAATTTTATCGAAGCTCTCAAAAGCACCGAATTCTCATATGTGCACCTAATAACAGCACATGTGATTTGTTGACAAGAAGCTTGAAGAAGCACATTCCTAAATCAGATATGTTTCGAGCTAATGCTGCATTTCGAGAGATAGATGGGGTGCCTACTGATATACGCTCGTCATGTGTATATAAAGGTGAATGTTTTTCTTGCCCGCGCCTTCAGGAACTCCGGAAGTTTAGAGTAATATTATCAACTTATGTGAGTAGCTTCCGGCTTTGTAACGAAGGCATTGCTGCTGGACATTTTAGTCACATTTTCTTGGTGGATGCCTCATCAGCTACTGAGCCTGAGGTAATGGTGGCACTGGCTAATTTGGCGAACAAGAACACAGCTGTAATAGTCACTGGTGCACCAGGAAACTATCCAGGTTGGGTGCGCTCTGATATCGCTAGAGAAAATGGACTAATGCATTCATACTTCGAAAGACTTCATGAGAGAAATCCATACGCTAGACTTGATCCAATGTTTATCACAAAGCTGGTCAGCTTCGAGTCCAAATCAGATGATAACCAAAGCTTTGACCCTTTCTTCTTTGTGTAG